TTTATTTCTTGTTGAGAAAAAATCTGTTGGTTCTAATTGTTGGTCATCTCCAGCAATAATGAATTTTTTTGATCTGAACATTGCTGGTAAACATTTCTCAATAAAAATTTGTGAAGCTTCATCAAAAATACAATATTCAAACTCTTCTTTTTCCATTGGTATAATTCTTATATTTGAAATTGTTTCAGGTGATGCAAATATAATTGGGTACATCAATTCAATTAATGGGTAGAAATTATCAAATCAAGTTTTTAATCTAACATTTGTTTTAACGGATTCAATTTTTTTTCCCATCAAATTAAATAATGAAGAAAGTTCTTTTTCTGTTTCTGTTTTTATATCATAGTATCTTCCGTTTAAAATTGTATTGCTTATATAATTAATTCTTTTTGCATGTATGTCATTTAGATCATTTTCATTTTTTAATTTCATTTGCTTTTTAAATTCTTTCATTCAATCAGTCTTATTTCATTCTAAAATACTTAAATTTTCAGATTCGAAATTATTATTATAAAAATTATAAATGTCTTCTACACAAACATTTTCGTTTTTGAATAAACTTATAGTTTGGATTAAGTCAAATAATTCTTCTTTAGAGATGTAACCCATGATTTCAGAACAATTGTCCAATTCACTTATTGAATCACTAAATTCTTTTGAATTAATGAAATTATTAAATTTCTTTTTTGAGAAAATACCAATCTTTAATGAAACTTTGTTTTTAATTTTTGAATTGAAAATTATTTCTCTAAATTTGGCTAATTTAAAAATTAAATCAACTAAAATATTTGTTTCTTCAAAAGGCACATTAAAACATTTACTTACTCTTTTGAGCGCATTTAATATTTCTTTATTTGTTATTAAATTAAAATTTTGAAAAACTCTTTCATACAAAATATTGTTTAGTTCAAAAGAATTATCAATACTTTTGTTAGAAATTATTTTTAAGCTTTTTAAATAATTTTTACCTTTATCACTACCCATTACTTTTTTATAAGTTTTAAGATTTTCAATGATTTCTTCAAGTTTATCATCATATTCATTTGATATATCATTAAAAGTGTTATAGATTCCTAATTGTTTTTTCTTAAGTATATCATTTTTCACTACATTGTAAAAAGCAGAAATTTTTTCATGTATTTCTTTTGCACTTTCATTGTTATGTAGCATTAATACAAAATTGTTTAATTTATTTAATTTATCATAAACTACATTTGATGCCACTCTTTTTTCTGTAATAAAAATTGCTTTCTTTGCAATTTTATTCATACTAATTATATTTGCGATTAAATTAACTATTGTTTGAGATTTTCCTGTACCAGGTGGGCCAAAAATGAAAGTTGATTGTTTTAAAGAATTTTTAACTGCATCTTTTTGTGAATGATCTAAAATTGATATTGTTTTAATTTCATTGTCTTTTGTTTCAGAGACATTAGCATTAAAAATATCAAATACTTCATTTGATATTTCTTTAAGAAAATTATGATCATTTTCGAATTCTGAATATGCTGATAAAATGTTACCTGCAGCTAAATCAAAAATACCAATAGCACAAATATCTAATGGGTATACTTTGAAGCCTTTTTTAAAACCGTTCTCTAAATATCTTTCCTTGGTTTCTTTTTTTGTGTAACCTTTTATATCTGAAAAAATATTGTTAAATGTATTTAAAAATACTTGATCATTAAGTTCGAAATTTAATCCAGCAAAGTTTAGCAATCTTTTTATTGTTTGTATTGTTGTTTCATAATCTAAAAAATCTTCTGAATTGTATTCATAAAAATTTCATTTAAGATTATTTTTATTTGCTATTAAATTAAAAAGGGCGTTGTTTATTACAAATTCATTTTGAATTTCAATAATAAATGTTTGGCCATAATTTTCGACTGATACTTTATTTAATAAAATGGGTGCTCTAAAGTAGTCTTTTTCTTCATTTCCTAAAAGCCCATGAATAAAATACTTTCCTAAGTACATACATTCTTGATTTTTCTCTGATGCTAAACTTTTATTTTTACTTATTATATTTTTAAGCTCTTTTATATAACTATTAATTTCTATATATTTTTTTGATTTAAATTCTTCAGTATTATTTCTAAAATCAATTTCAATTTTATTTTTAGAAATCTTTTGGTTTAAAGTTTCAAATTCTGTCAATAATCCTTTTTTTTCAAATTTATATAAGTTTATTGTTTGTGAATTTTTTAAAAAACTATTATAAAATGTGCTTCCTCTTCTAGTCGTATTTAATAAACGTGATTTAAATTCATTCATTAACTCTATATTATTCATAATTTCTCCGGTCTTATTTTTTTTGCTATTGCTAAATATATTCTAACTAAAAAACATAAAAAAAACTCCTTGAAGAGTTTTTTGCTGAAAATATATGATTAACGTTTTGAGTATTGAGGTGCTCTACGTGCTCCACGTAATCCGTATTTTTTACGTTCTTTAATACGTGCATCACGAGTTAATAACCCAACAGCTCTTAACCCTTTTCTGTAGTCTTCACTAGCTGCTAACAATGCTCTAGCAATTCCTAAACGAGTTGCTCCAGCTTGACCAGTGAATCCTCCACCTTTAACTGTAACAGTGATATCGAAATCTTTTTCTGTTCCAGTTGCAACCAATGGTTGTTCTAAATCTTGAACTAATGTTGGATATGGGAAGAATTCTAATGCTGGTAATCCATTAACAGTAATGTTACCTTTTCCAGGAGTTAAGATAACTTGAGCTACAGAAGTTTTTCTTCTTCCAGTTCCTCTATAAATAACTTTTTCTGCCATTATTTGTTATCTCCTTTTTTTACAAATGTTAAAACTTCTGGTTTTTGAGCTGTGTAAGGGTGGTTTTCACCAACAAATACGTGTAAAGCTCTAAATTGATTTCTTCCTTGAACATTTTTTGGTAACATCAAACGAATTGATCTTTCTAAAATTTTAGTTGCATCTAATTCTCTTTGAACTGCTACAGTTCTTCTTCTTAGTCCACCTGGGTGCATTGAGTGGTGGTAGTACATTTTATCTGATTCTTTTTTACCAGTAAATAATACTTTTTCAGCGTTAATGATGATAACGTGATCACCATTATTCATGTGAGGTGTGAAGTCAACTTTATGTTTTCCTCTTAAGATTCTAGCTACTTCTGTAGATAATCTCCCCACATTTTGTCCTGCTGCATCAACAATATATCAGTTTTTTTTGATATCTTTTGCAGCAATTAATGTTGTTTGTTTCATGTGCTTTTTCTCCTCTTATTTGACTTGTCCGGGGTCTTATAAATGTAGTAAGCAAAAATATTATAATACATTTGCTTGTAAATTTAAATTCCTAAATGAAATTTTTTATATAAATTGGTATTATTTCGTTTACTTCTTTAACTTTTTCAAATTGTTCTAAACATTTTAAAACATTTACTTTGAAATCAATATTTTCATAATCTTTAATTACATGAAAATCTGAATGTTTTTTTTCTAAATCTTTTAGTTCATTTTCATCAATTAAATACGGTTCTTTAATAATTTTATTTTTATCATAAACACCACAAAATCATTTATTTGATCTAGCGTCTAATAAACTTATAGATTTTTTATTAGCTGCTTGTAATTTTAGTGAATCAATTAAGAAAACGTTTATATTATTATTTAAGGTTTTAAGTGTTTTTACAATGGTCAAACCTACTCTAACACCTGTATAGCTTCCTGGTCCCCTAGTTACATAAAAATTAGAAATTTGATTTAGCTTTAAATTATGTTTTTCCAAAAGACTAACAATATTAGTCATTGTAATATCACTAATTTTTTTTGTATTCTTTTGAATAAATTCTTCAACAATATTATTATTATCATCAATTAATATTAAACATAATTGTCAATTGGTTGTATCAATAAATAGTTTCACTTTAATTTCTTTCTATCATGAATTCTCTTTCAAATTCACTAATTTTTTTTATATCTATTTTAATTATTTTTTTAGTTTTTAAATCTAAATTCAAATTTGTTCATCATTCAATAATATTAATTGAATCTTCAAATTGTTCTAAAAACATTTCTAAATCACTATGTTTGTCTAAGCGATATGCATCCATGTGATTTATTATTTTACTTTTAAGATCATATTGATTTAAAATTGTGAAAGTTGGAGATGATACAGTTTCAGTTACTCCAAGTTCTTTTAATAACGCTTTTGTAAATGTTGTTTTTCCAGCTCCTAGATCACCGCTTAGTAATATAAATATTTCTCCCTTTGTGTCAAGAGCAATTTCTTTTGCTATATTAGTTGTGTCTTGAGTTGACTTTGAAATAATTGTTTTAATCATAAATACATTATAATATTTTTAAAAAAAACTTGCCATTAAATAGCAAGTTGATTTATATTAAAGTCATTCTTTAAATTTTTTAATATATAGTATTTTAACTAATTGAGCCAGAACTACGTAAAGTCCTACGAATCCTAGTGCTACAAATAAGAATGTTCATGGTGGTGTTGACATTTGAACTAGTTGATTTGCTGGTGTAAATGGTATTAATACAGCAAATAAACAAATTACAATAGTTGCAATTAACATTGATAATGAACATTTTGATTGAACAAATGGTATTTTTTCTGTTCTATAAACTTGCATAACAGCAGTTTGAGTCATCAAGCCAACAACAAATCATGATGCATGGAATTGCATTGCGTTTGTGCTTCCTTCTGGGACGCTTCCTTGGAATGGAACAAGCTTATATCCAAATATTAATACTAAGAAAGTAGAAATATCAAATATAGAACTTATAGGCCCATTAATTACAGCAAATCAAATTATATTTTTTGTTGTAAAAGGCCTTGGTTTTTCTAAGTACTCTTCATCAACATTATCAAATACTAGAGCAAACATTACAAAGTCATATAATAAGTTTTGTAATAATAAGTGTAATGCTAACATTGGTTCTTCTCTTGTTAAGAACAATGCAACAATAACTGATATAACATTACCAAAATTTGAAGCAACCGTAACTTTAATATATTTAAGCATATTAGCTAAGCTTTTACGTCCTTCAACAACAGCTTTTTCAATAGCCATTAAAGATTCTCCAGTTAAAATCATATCTGCTGCATCTTGAGCAATATTTGATGCTTCACTAAATGAAATAGCTACATCTGATTCTCTAAGAACTGGAGCATCATTAATTCCATCACCCATAAACCCAACAACATGCCCTTGCTCTTGTAAAGCAGCAATGATTGTTGATTTATGAATTGGAGATAACTTAACAAAAACGTTTGCTTCTTTTACTGCTTTGAATAATTGTCTTTCATCCATAGCTTCAATTTCACTACCTGAATATAATTTAGTTATTTCAAAATCTACATTTTTACAAATTGCTCTTGTAATAACTTCATTATCACCAGTTAAAACCTTTGTTGATATACCCTTTGCAGCTAAATTTTTAATTAATTTTTTAGATGTTTTTTTAGGTTTATCAAAGAAAGTTCCAAATCCATAAAAGATTAGTTCTTCTTCAACATTTTCATCTTGTAAAACATTATGCGCTATTCCAATTACACGATAACCTTCTAAGTTTAGATCATGTGTTCTTTTAATAATGATTTTTTTCTGTTTTGCATCTAGTTTTTCAATCTTACCATTAATTGAAATTCTATTACATACTTTTAAAACCTCTTCAACAGCACCTTTTGTAAAAATTTCTTTATCTTTTTTACTTGTTAAAATAACGGATAATATTTTTCTTTCAAAATCAAAAGGAATTTCTCATTCTTTAGTATAACTGTCAACGTCGGGTTTTTTAATTTTTGATGACAATACAGCACTATCAATAGGATTTTGAAATCCAGATTGAAAATAACTATTTAAATATAAAACGTTTTCTAAAAACTCAGATTTTTCACCATTAACTCCAGTTACTTTATCTAAACTAATTTCACCACTAGTAATAGTTCCGGTTTTATCTGTACATAAAATATCAATAGCTCCAATATTTTGCACTGCGTTTAAATTTTTAACAATAATTTCTTCTTTTTCAATTTGTTTATAACCTCTTGTTAAGTTTGAAGTAACAATAATTGGCAACATTTCAGGTGTTATCCCTACTGCAATAGCAATAGTAAATAATAACCCTTTTATTCAATCTCCTTGTTGAAATCCAGCAATTAAGAATACAATAGGTATAACAGCAATCATAAATGCAATTAAATATAATGTTATTCTCTTGATTCCTTTTTCAAAAGATGAACTTTTTCTTTTTTCTTTTACTTTATTATCAATTAATGAAAAATAAGTCTTTTGTCCAGTAGCTACAACAATAGCCAAACCACTACCAGACATTACTTCAGTTCCCATATATCCAATATTTTGATAACTTAGATGTGATTCAAATTCATGATCATTTGAATCTTTTTTTTGAACAGGGAAACTTTCCCCTGTTAATGATGATTGATTAACATATAAATTATTTGATCATAAAATTCTAACATCAGCTGGGATAATATCTCCATTAACTAAATATATTATATCTCCGGGAACTAATTCATCATTTTCAATCATTTCAGCTTCTTTAATCATTCTTATTGAATTAGCATTATCCAAAGCTTTGTAATTATATGAAATATTTCTAATTACCTTTGAAGTTTTTTTACTTTCCTTAATCATTTTTTTAATAACAATGTGAGATCTTACTTCTTGAACGAATGCCATTGTTCCACTAGCAATTATCATTATTAGCACAATAAGAGCTGCTACTAATGAAAAAGTATCTGGAGCAGTTGCATATTCATAAAAGTTAAATGCATCAATTGCAATTAGTATAATGTTAAATGGTGAAAAAAATGCTTTTATAAATACAAGAAAAACATTAAATCTTGCTGGTTTTAATTCTTTTCCAGCAAACTTTTCTCTATTTATTTCTACTTGCTCATCATCTAATCCAAATTTATTTATTTCAAATTGTTTTAATAACTTATTATTATCAGAGTCTACATAATTGATTAATTCAAATTTTGTATTATTATTTAATTTTTTTAGTTTTTTCATAAATCCCCTATCTATGAATGCCTAAATATAAATAATCTTTAACGTTTAAAAATTAGTGATATATAAGCACTCGTAATGAAATCTAATCTATTTAATAAACTCTGGGATGGAATACTCATAAAATCACCTCTTTCTTATCTTTTGAAATTATAGCATAAAACAACTACTATAATAAAATGTAGTTTAAAAAACAAAAAATCACTATTGAAGTGACTTTCTAAAATTTTTAATTATTTATTTTTCAAATCCTGACTATTTTTTAATAATCATTGAAGATTGAGTCATTTCCTTTGGAATTTCCAATCCCATAATATCTAAAATTGTCGGCGCAACTTTTGCAATTGCAGGTTCAAACTCACTTAATTGAATATCCTTGTCAGTTACAATAATTGGTACTAAACTTGTTGTATGCTTTTTATTTGGTCCCCCGTTTTCATCAATCATAATTTCAGCGTTACCATGATCAGCAGTAATAACCATTACACCATTGTGTTTTAAAACAAATTCGTCATGAATACGTTTTAATTGTTCATCTAATACTTTAACAGCTTTCACAGTTGCTTCATTATTACCAGTATGTCCAACCATATCACAGTTAGCAAAGTTTAAAACAATTAAGTCAAACTCGTCTTTTTTAATTTCTTCTAATAATTTATCAGTGATTTCAACAGCAGACATTTCTGGTTTTAAATCATAAGTTGCAACTTTTGGTGAAGAAATTAAATCAATGCTTGCATGAGGTAAAGTGATTTCTTCTTGCTTAGCTAGACCATTTTTAAAGTAATCATTTCCTCCATCAAAAAAGAATGTAACATGAGCAATTTTTTCAGTTTCAGCAATTCTTAATTGTTTTAAACCTAAACTTGAAATATATTCTCCTAATGTATTTGTTAAAGGAGTTGGTGGATATGCAACAAAAGGTGAAGTTACACTATCTGCATATTTCATTGTTGAAACAAATCTAATTTTATCTCCAATAAATTCAATTCCTTGAAATGCTTCATCATTTCATGCTGCATAAGTTTTATTTGTCATAATTGATGCCATTTGAATAGCACGGTCAGGACGGAAATTTGTAAAGATCATTGCGTCATTTGCTTTTAATTCTGAATCAACAACGCTTGCATTATAAGCAGGAACAATCATTTCATCATCTAAACCAGCTGCATATGCTTGTTTAACATATTCAATTGGATCAGTAAATTTAGGTTGATCAACTTTTCTTTCAGTCATTGTTTTGTAAGCTTCAGCACTTCTTTCAAATCTTTTGTCACGGTCCATTGCATAGTATCTTCCACTAATTGAAGCAATTTCACCAATATTGTTGTTTTCTTTAATAACTTGTAATAATTGATTAATATATTGTTCTGCAACTTTTGGTGCTGTATCTCTACCATCAGTAACTAAATCAAATTTAATGTTTGTTAATCCAAATTTAACAGCTGCTTTATACATTGAAATCATATGATTCATATGTGAGTGAACTCCACCATCTGAAAATAAACCCATTAAATGTAAAGTACTATTATTTGCTTGAACATATTTAAATGTGTCAACTAATACTTCATTAGTTGAAAAACCATCAATTTTAACTTCATGATTTAATTTAGCTAAAGATTCCATATTAATTCTTCCAGCGCCTAAGTGAATATGGCCTACTTCTGAGTTACCCATTTGTCCTTCAGGTAATCCAACTCATTCTCCTGAAGCATGCGCTTTAACTCAAGGATAAGTTTCCATCATTTCCTTAACAAATTTTTGATCAGCATTAGTAACAGCATTTCCTGCACTAGCTTCTTCAATTCCTCAACCATCTAAAATGGCTAAGATAACAGGTTTTTTAACGTTCATTTAATTTTCCTCCGCTTTATTTAGAATGTACTTGTTAACAAATTCTGCAACAGCACCTTCAGTATTATCTTTGTCTATATAGATTTGAGCTGCTTCTTTTATTTTTGGTTCTGAGTTTTTTAATGCTACTCCAATACCTGCATGCTCAATCATAGGTAAATCATTCATTCCATCTCCCATTGCAGCAATGTTATCTAAAGGAATTTTAAAATATTCAGATAATCAATCTATTGCAAATTTTTTATTAATTCCATTTGCATTAATTTCTGCTATTTTTCCATCATTTGTTGCAATATTTAATTTAAATTCATTTTCAAATTTATTATAAAGATTATAGTTTCCATTAAAACCTAAAATTTTAAAAAAGTTAAAATCAAATTTTTCCTTAACATCTTCATAAATTAAATATTCGCCATCAAAAAATCTACCTTCTCAGTGACATTCTTCATTATTTACATCTTTAATTTTTCTTGATAGAACAACAGTATTAAGATCATCAACATAACCTCAAAGAATTGTTTCAGTATTTTTAACTTCTTCAAATAATTGTTTAGCTTGGTCAGATTTAATTGGATTACTTTTTATAACAGTTTGAGTATTTAAATCATAAATACATCCTGAATTACATCCAATTAAAATTGCATTCTCTTCGGCCAAATTATGTGCCTTTAAATTATTTGGTTTTGCTAAAACTGGTCTTCCAGTAACAAAAGCTACTTTAGTACCAGTTTTAATTGCATCTTGTAATGGTTTAATGTTAGACTCAACAATATTCCCCATCTTGTGATAAGAAGTACCATCCATGTCTAAGACTAAAAGCTTGATATCATTCATTAATAATTATTTTTTATATTTGATTAATGCAATAAAATCATCAGCTTTTAATGAAGCTCCTCCAACAAGTGCTCCATCAATGTTTGGTTGTGACATTAATTCAGCAATGTTTGATGGGTTAACACTTCCACCATATTGAATAGTAATTTGTTGTGCAGTTTTTTCATCATAAATTTTTGTTAAATTTTTACGAATGGCTTCACAAACTTTTTCAGCATCTTCACTTGTTGCAGTTTTACCTGTTCCAATTGCTCAAATTGGTTCATAAGCAATAATTGTTTTTAATGCATCTTCTGCACTAATTCCTTTATAAGCCTTTTTAATTTGTGCATTTACAAATGTTACAGTTTTTTTAGCTTCCTTTGTTTCTAAAGTTTCACCACAACAAATAATTGGGGTAATTCCAGCAGCAATTAATGCTGTTGCTTTTTTGTTAACTGTTTCATCAGTTTCAGCAAACATTTCTCTTCTCTCTGAGTGACCAATAATTACATATTGAACTCCAACTTCTTTTAACATTGAAATTGAAACTTCTCCAGTAAATGCACCTTTTTCAGCAAAGTGAACATTTTGTGCAGCAACTTTAACATTTTTTGCTTTTGCAATTCCTGTTTCTAATAATGTAAATGGTAACCCTAATCCTGCAACTACGTCAGTTTTCTTAGCAGCTTTATCAACTTTTTTTAAGAAAGTAACAAGTTCAGCATTTGTTCCGTTCATTTTTCAATTTCCGAAAATTACTTTTTGTCTCATATCTTTTCTCCTCTTGTGTTTTATACATTTTAAATTATACAACAAACCTTAAAATCATTAAAGAAAAAAACCATTTTAAATGGTTTTAATTAAACTTATCTATTT
This window of the Mesoplasma chauliocola genome carries:
- a CDS encoding AAA domain-containing protein, with product MNNIELMNEFKSRLLNTTRRGSTFYNSFLKNSQTINLYKFEKKGLLTEFETLNQKISKNKIEIDFRNNTEEFKSKKYIEINSYIKELKNIISKNKSLASEKNQECMYLGKYFIHGLLGNEEKDYFRAPILLNKVSVENYGQTFIIEIQNEFVINNALFNLIANKNNLKWNFYEYNSEDFLDYETTIQTIKRLLNFAGLNFELNDQVFLNTFNNIFSDIKGYTKKETKERYLENGFKKGFKVYPLDICAIGIFDLAAGNILSAYSEFENDHNFLKEISNEVFDIFNANVSETKDNEIKTISILDHSQKDAVKNSLKQSTFIFGPPGTGKSQTIVNLIANIISMNKIAKKAIFITEKRVASNVVYDKLNKLNNFVLMLHNNESAKEIHEKISAFYNVVKNDILKKKQLGIYNTFNDISNEYDDKLEEIIENLKTYKKVMGSDKGKNYLKSLKIISNKSIDNSFELNNILYERVFQNFNLITNKEILNALKRVSKCFNVPFEETNILVDLIFKLAKFREIIFNSKIKNKVSLKIGIFSKKKFNNFINSKEFSDSISELDNCSEIMGYISKEELFDLIQTISLFKNENVCVEDIYNFYNNNFESENLSILEWNKTDWMKEFKKQMKLKNENDLNDIHAKRINYISNTILNGRYYDIKTETEKELSSLFNLMGKKIESVKTNVRLKTWFDNFYPLIELMYPIIFASPETISNIRIIPMEKEEFEYCIFDEASQIFIEKCLPAMFRSKKFIIAGDDQQLEPTDFFSTRNKIENEYTEGISNEQEELLEFSNNESLIDFAKGRYRRYMLNFHYRSKYEELIQFSNYKYYEGKLNVVSDPWNPYSKPIEVIDVKGYKQNDVNIVEAEECIKLLRKIVKTENEKSIGIITFNQHQQKYIEALVEKEIETNADLNENYNRKDKDKALFIKNIENVQGDERDIIIFSISFSKDLQGSFRNNFGPINQVGGEKRLNVAISRAKEKMYIIKSIQSEIMNPKKESIGAVNFKAFLKYSELLQNHEINDRKIQLLLNNKNDINIKAEMSEILQFDSDFEEEVYNEINKKIESRYIIKTQVPCSGYKIDQAIYDLKDNKFVLAIECDGWAYHSSAYDRQRDVERQIFLENRGWNFIRISSTDWWNKDKVNRNKFLNEINYRLKENEKND
- the rpsI gene encoding 30S ribosomal protein S9, giving the protein MAEKVIYRGTGRRKTSVAQVILTPGKGNITVNGLPALEFFPYPTLVQDLEQPLVATGTEKDFDITVTVKGGGFTGQAGATRLGIARALLAASEDYRKGLRAVGLLTRDARIKERKKYGLRGARRAPQYSKR
- the rplM gene encoding 50S ribosomal protein L13; translated protein: MKQTTLIAAKDIKKNWYIVDAAGQNVGRLSTEVARILRGKHKVDFTPHMNNGDHVIIINAEKVLFTGKKESDKMYYHHSMHPGGLRRRTVAVQRELDATKILERSIRLMLPKNVQGRNQFRALHVFVGENHPYTAQKPEVLTFVKKGDNK
- the tsaB gene encoding tRNA (adenosine(37)-N6)-threonylcarbamoyltransferase complex dimerization subunit type 1 TsaB is translated as MKLFIDTTNWQLCLILIDDNNNIVEEFIQKNTKKISDITMTNIVSLLEKHNLKLNQISNFYVTRGPGSYTGVRVGLTIVKTLKTLNNNINVFLIDSLKLQAANKKSISLLDARSNKWFCGVYDKNKIIKEPYLIDENELKDLEKKHSDFHVIKDYENIDFKVNVLKCLEQFEKVKEVNEIIPIYIKNFI
- the tsaE gene encoding tRNA (adenosine(37)-N6)-threonylcarbamoyltransferase complex ATPase subunit type 1 TsaE: MIKTIISKSTQDTTNIAKEIALDTKGEIFILLSGDLGAGKTTFTKALLKELGVTETVSSPTFTILNQYDLKSKIINHMDAYRLDKHSDLEMFLEQFEDSINIIEWWTNLNLDLKTKKIIKIDIKKISEFEREFMIERN
- the mgtA gene encoding magnesium-translocating P-type ATPase; amino-acid sequence: MKKLKKLNNNTKFELINYVDSDNNKLLKQFEINKFGLDDEQVEINREKFAGKELKPARFNVFLVFIKAFFSPFNIILIAIDAFNFYEYATAPDTFSLVAALIVLIMIIASGTMAFVQEVRSHIVIKKMIKESKKTSKVIRNISYNYKALDNANSIRMIKEAEMIENDELVPGDIIYLVNGDIIPADVRILWSNNLYVNQSSLTGESFPVQKKDSNDHEFESHLSYQNIGYMGTEVMSGSGLAIVVATGQKTYFSLIDNKVKEKRKSSSFEKGIKRITLYLIAFMIAVIPIVFLIAGFQQGDWIKGLLFTIAIAVGITPEMLPIIVTSNLTRGYKQIEKEEIIVKNLNAVQNIGAIDILCTDKTGTITSGEISLDKVTGVNGEKSEFLENVLYLNSYFQSGFQNPIDSAVLSSKIKKPDVDSYTKEWEIPFDFERKILSVILTSKKDKEIFTKGAVEEVLKVCNRISINGKIEKLDAKQKKIIIKRTHDLNLEGYRVIGIAHNVLQDENVEEELIFYGFGTFFDKPKKTSKKLIKNLAAKGISTKVLTGDNEVITRAICKNVDFEITKLYSGSEIEAMDERQLFKAVKEANVFVKLSPIHKSTIIAALQEQGHVVGFMGDGINDAPVLRESDVAISFSEASNIAQDAADMILTGESLMAIEKAVVEGRKSLANMLKYIKVTVASNFGNVISVIVALFLTREEPMLALHLLLQNLLYDFVMFALVFDNVDEEYLEKPRPFTTKNIIWFAVINGPISSIFDISTFLVLIFGYKLVPFQGSVPEGSTNAMQFHASWFVVGLMTQTAVMQVYRTEKIPFVQSKCSLSMLIATIVICLFAVLIPFTPANQLVQMSTPPWTFLFVALGFVGLYVVLAQLVKILYIKKFKEWL
- the gpmI gene encoding 2,3-bisphosphoglycerate-independent phosphoglycerate mutase, which produces MNVKKPVILAILDGWGIEEASAGNAVTNADQKFVKEMMETYPWVKAHASGEWVGLPEGQMGNSEVGHIHLGAGRINMESLAKLNHEVKIDGFSTNEVLVDTFKYVQANNSTLHLMGLFSDGGVHSHMNHMISMYKAAVKFGLTNIKFDLVTDGRDTAPKVAEQYINQLLQVIKENNNIGEIASISGRYYAMDRDKRFERSAEAYKTMTERKVDQPKFTDPIEYVKQAYAAGLDDEMIVPAYNASVVDSELKANDAMIFTNFRPDRAIQMASIMTNKTYAAWNDEAFQGIEFIGDKIRFVSTMKYADSVTSPFVAYPPTPLTNTLGEYISSLGLKQLRIAETEKIAHVTFFFDGGNDYFKNGLAKQEEITLPHASIDLISSPKVATYDLKPEMSAVEITDKLLEEIKKDEFDLIVLNFANCDMVGHTGNNEATVKAVKVLDEQLKRIHDEFVLKHNGVMVITADHGNAEIMIDENGGPNKKHTTSLVPIIVTDKDIQLSEFEPAIAKVAPTILDIMGLEIPKEMTQSSMIIKK
- a CDS encoding Cof-type HAD-IIB family hydrolase encodes the protein MNDIKLLVLDMDGTSYHKMGNIVESNIKPLQDAIKTGTKVAFVTGRPVLAKPNNLKAHNLAEENAILIGCNSGCIYDLNTQTVIKSNPIKSDQAKQLFEEVKNTETILWGYVDDLNTVVLSRKIKDVNNEECHWEGRFFDGEYLIYEDVKEKFDFNFFKILGFNGNYNLYNKFENEFKLNIATNDGKIAEINANGINKKFAIDWLSEYFKIPLDNIAAMGDGMNDLPMIEHAGIGVALKNSEPKIKEAAQIYIDKDNTEGAVAEFVNKYILNKAEEN
- the tpiA gene encoding triose-phosphate isomerase, whose product is MRQKVIFGNWKMNGTNAELVTFLKKVDKAAKKTDVVAGLGLPFTLLETGIAKAKNVKVAAQNVHFAEKGAFTGEVSISMLKEVGVQYVIIGHSERREMFAETDETVNKKATALIAAGITPIICCGETLETKEAKKTVTFVNAQIKKAYKGISAEDALKTIIAYEPIWAIGTGKTATSEDAEKVCEAIRKNLTKIYDEKTAQQITIQYGGSVNPSNIAELMSQPNIDGALVGGASLKADDFIALIKYKK